In the Candidatus Methylomirabilota bacterium genome, CGCAGAATCAGGGCCGGCGTCACGCGGAAGTCGAAGGCGACCTGGGAGAACGTGTCGAAGTTGAGGGTGGAGAGCGTGGCGCCGTCGCAGTAGAGATACGCGAGGCCGCCGCCCAGCGCCCCGCCCAGCAGCGCCAGCACCAGCGCCTCGATCAGCACCGACACCACCACCGGCGCGCTGCCGAATCCGATCGCGCGCAGCGTGGCGATCTCCACCTGCCGGCTTGCGATGGCCGAGTACATGCAGTTCAGCGCCCCGAAGGTCGCCCCGACCGCCATGAACGCGGCCACGGTGTAGCCGAGCACGTTGATGAGGGTGGTGAGCACCTTGGACTGCTTGGCGTAGTACTCCGGCTCGCGAAACACCGTCATCGAGAGGCGGCGGTCGCGCGCGATCGAGGCGGTGAGATCGGCGAGGCCCGCGCTCCCTCCGTCGGCGAGCCGCGCGGTGATGGATTGAAAGCCGGTGCGGCGGTAGGCGGAGGCCGCGACCTCGGCGTCGGCCCAGATCTCGGACTCGTGCACGTCCCCTCCGCTCGAGAAGATGCCCACCACCGTCCAGTCGCTGTCGCGGAAGGCGATCCGCGAGCCCACCCCCAGCCCCTCGAACTGCTGCGCCGCGCGCCGGCCCACGATGACTTCCCGCACCCCCCTCTCGAAGGGACGCCCCTCCACGAGGCGAATCTCGTCGCGAATCGCGAAGGCGGCCGGCTGCACGCCGCGGAACGGCACATTGTTGGGATCGGTCTGGCCGCGGCGCGGCAGATCCACCATGACGACCAGCTCCGCGGAGGCGAGCGGGCGACCGGCGGCGTCGCGCGCGATGGCCGGCAGCGCGCCGACGAGCACCGCCTGGTCGCGTGACACGTTGCTCGACATCTC is a window encoding:
- a CDS encoding FtsX-like permease family protein → EMSSNVSRDQAVLVGALPAIARDAAGRPLASAELVVMVDLPRRGQTDPNNVPFRGVQPAAFAIRDEIRLVEGRPFERGVREVIVGRRAAQQFEGLGVGSRIAFRDSDWTVVGIFSSGGDVHESEIWADAEVAASAYRRTGFQSITARLADGGSAGLADLTASIARDRRLSMTVFREPEYYAKQSKVLTTLINVLGYTVAAFMAVGATFGALNCMYSAIASRQVEIATLRAIGFGSAPVVVSVLIEALVLALLGGALGGGLAYLYCDGATLSTLNFDTFSQVAFDFRVTPALILRGIAWALVIGALGGLPPAIRAARLPVTLALRAG